Genomic window (Oryza sativa Japonica Group chromosome 3, ASM3414082v1):
AAAGCAACACGAACTAGTACTATTAGTTACAAGGTATATCTAGCTAGCTATACTTCTACTAGTACGTTTTTTGCACCGATCATCTATCGATGCCCAATCATAGAAGTACTAattgtgctttttttttctctttctctccggGTACACAAACACGCATCATTGCAAATCTGATTgttgagaagaagaagaagtgatCTCAGGAAAAAGGCAGCAGCACATGCAACACTGCGACCAGGCACAGAGAGATGCGATGCATGCCCGGCCCCAAGAGCTGgtagtactagctagtactacTACACTTGCCAACGAGGCTGGCCGTGTGATGAGGCCATTGACTCCACCACAGCAAAAGCACCAGCAGCTACCACCCAAACCTGCACTGCCTCCGACGATCAATCcacccatcgatcgatcgatacatCGATCTCACCAGcttgatgacgacgacgagcacgAGCAAACGCTGCATATTCTGCTGAACTTTTCGCGAGAAAAAGCTATAGCTACTGCTGCCGTCGTCGACGTACTCGTGGTGGTGAGAAAGGCACCGATTCCAACAACCTTTCTGCCAACACTGAAACCCACATGGATCTCCGTTCCTGCCAacgcaggcagcagcagcagcagcagcagggaagATCGACATCACCAACCAATCATTGAGCTTGGAAAGCCCCGGGAAAATTAATCATGGACAAATTAAACACAACACGCATCATCCACGATCACGCAGATCTATGGATCAAACGCTCGAATGCGTAATTGGATTGATTTTGATTAGTTAGTTACCTCGGCTTGGAGCTTCTTGTTGTGGTTGAGGAGCGCGTCGTTCTCGGCCTTGACGGCGTCGAGCTGGCGCTTGAGCGCGTCGTAGTCCTTCTCCAGCTGCTTCGTCTTCCACCTCGCGCGGCGGTTCTGGAACCAGATGGCCACCTGACGCGGCTGCAGCCCGAGCGCGCGGGCGAGCTGCATCTTCCGCTCCGGCTCCAGCTTGTTCCCGAGCTCGAAGTTCTTCTCCAGCGTCCGCACCTGCTCCACGTTCAGCCGCCGCTTCTTCTCCCCGGCCTGCGACCCGTCGTCCGACagctcgtcctcgccgccgccgttcacctcgtcgccgccgccgccgccgtcgccgtacgACATCGGCCGCTTCCCCAGCATTGGCGCCATGCCTCGGAATTCTTGGAGGGACGGGCATTGAGCGGAGGACGGCAAGAACGGGTTGTGCgggtgcggtggcggcggcggaggaggacccAGGTGGtggtgatgctgctgctgctgctgctgctcatggtggtggccatggtggccatggtggtggtggtggtggtgttcttGCGGGTCGTGAGGCGGCGCCGCTTGCTGCTGCGCCATGTGGAGGAGGAAGTTCGGAGGGaagaaggaggaaggggaggacgcCATGCCATTGCTGGCCATTGTCCTCAACTCGATCTCCTTAGCTCATCAAGCGAGGAAGGCGAGGCGCATCGCGAGTATTTGAGAGTGAGAACtttgtgttgtgtgtgtgtgtgtgtgtgtgtgagagagagagagagagagatggctaTAGATGAGGGAATGGAAATTTAACAAGATGTTGTttatcaaaaagaaaaaataataataatattggggaattttagttttgcaaaaaaaaaatctggaataaatttattatttttgagaGTATCAAAAAAGAAAATTGCTCTAATAACTAGCAGACAATATTGCTTAAGATATATGATATGCCAGCAAAGAGTACCACAAAGGACCATGCTTCCTAAAAGGTAACCCCTCAAGATGAGTAGGATGGTAGCTTCtactgttccttttttttttttgaaaccttaGCCAGCTTAGCTGGTTTTATATTTCAGAAGATAAGCACTGTACAAATGCCACCAATGGTGACAAGGGGAAAGACAGGGGGAGGAGagcagaaaaaaaggaaaattacaaCAAAGGATGAGAGGTTAAGGCGCTATTCTCGCAAGATTTTTTGCCCCACATGCCGACCATGTATGTATTTCGTCCATTATTCTTGCCGTTAGTTGAGGGATTTGAAGTTCTTTTATCTTTGAAAACTCGTCTGTTCCTCTCGCACCAGATTTCCCAACTCAAGAGCATGTGCAGTGACTGCATCCCCTTACTTTGACATTTGCTTTGTTGCTTTGTTCTTGATTCCCACCAGTCAACTAGGCTCTCGTCCGGATTGTGCACCGGGAAGGGTTGGTTGTGGTTCATCCTAGCCATTATTTTGTCCCAAATTTCTCGCGTGAATGGACAATTCTTGAATAAATGTTGCGCCGTTTCCAAGTTCCTGTAGCAGAGTTGGCAAAAGTAGTTATTGGGCCATTGTCGGAGTTGCAAGCGGTCGGATGTCCATATCCTGTTTTGCAGGACAAGCCATGCAAAGTTTTTGCATTTGGATGGCGCCCATGTCTTCCAAATCAAGGTGGCGGCCCTTGAGTCTTCTCTACCGGCGAATTGGGCTAAGCCGATTTTGCTGTGTATTTACCGGTATTTGTCCATCTCCAGGTGATGGTGTCTTCAACTCCTTCCTCCAGGTTTGTCTCATTATCCCAGATAAGGCGGAACACTGCGAAGAATTCTCGGATCAGTGGCATGGACAGCTCATGCCTAATATCCTCAATCCATTTGTCATTGGTTAACGCATCCTGAACTAAGCGTTGCTTTCCTTTAGAGTGGTTGAAAAGCGCTGGCGCTAGGTATTTCAGCGGCTGGTGTCCAATCCAGTTGGATGTCCAAAATTTTGCCTTCTGCCCATTACCGATTGTTACCTTTGTTGCGGCCACGAAGATTTGCTCATCTAACTCATCGTAGTGGGGTGTTGTCCCAACCCAAGGTTTGTCAGGGCACTCCCACTCAAACCATAGCCAACGGAGTCTCAAAGCTCTCGCGAATTTATCAAGGTCCAACACGCCTAGTCCTCCCATCTTTATTGGGGAGCATACTTTTTCCAATTCACTTTGCACTTCCCCCCGCTAATCTCTTGATCGCCGGCCCAGAGGAATTTCTTCCTAATCTTGTCCATGTCTGTGAGGAACTGTTTAGGCGGCTTTAAGGCGGTAAGGAAGTAGGTTGGTATGGAGCTGAGAACAGACGTGACTAGCGTCTTCCGCCCTGATTGCTGGATTAACTTCCCTTTCCATCCCACTAACCTTGATTGCAACTTGTCCATCACCGGTTGCAGGTGTATTCTCTTGATGCGGCCTGGGGTGAGCGGCAATCCCAAATATGTTATGGGAAAATTGCCCCGCTGTCCATTGAAATTTTCCAACACCTCAGACAGGTTCTGCTCTGCGCATTTGATGGACACGACCGAGCTCTTGTGCAGATTCACTTGAAGGCCTGTGGCCTCGCCGAAGAATTGAGGATGCTAATCAAGTTGTTGGCATCATTCCTGATCGGGTTTATAAAGATCGCTGCATCATCAGCATATAAGGATATTCTGAACCGCGCTGCTCGGTTTGATAACGGAGATAGAAGCCCCTCTTGCGTGGCCTTATTGAGTAGTCGTTGAATCGGGTCAATTGCTAGGATGAAGAGGTAGGGCAAGAGGGGATCACCCTGCCGGAGGCCTCGCCTGTGTGTAGTTGGTTCTTCCGCTATCCCATTGAGTAAAATTCTGGATGATGCAGTCGATAGGAGAAGCACAATCCAATTTCTCCAGCGCTGACTAAAGCCTCTCCACTGCAGAATTTCGACAAGGTATTCCCAAGATACTGAATCAAATGCCTTTGTTATGTCCAACTTGAAGAAGAGGGATGGTTTCCGTTGCATGTGCAAGGACCGGACCATGTTGCGCACATAGAGGAAGTTATCTTGTATGCATATCTTCTTGATGAAAGCACTTTGGGCATGCGAGACCAAATCACCAAGCCGTGCTGCCAGTCTCATTGCCAAAGTTTTGGATATAAGCTTCGCCACAGAGTGGATCAGACTAATGGGTCTGAAGTCATTCACCGAGCGTGGCGAGTCTTCCTTTATTTTTCCTTTATGAACTAGCTAGTAGCATGTATACATTTGCTAGCTAGTACTACCTCTTTTCTTAGCTTTCTTAGATCCCTTTAGATAAGTTTATACAGATGAAATgaacctagttttttttttaaaaaagaactaGCTTACATCCCCTTGAGTTGGAGGCTCCAAATGCAGCAGCAGGATTGACATGGTTCTGGGAATTGTTGACAAAAGAATCTGAAAGCTACATTGATGATGATGACTGCCATGATAATTTACAAATCATTTCCAACCTGATGATCAAATGATCAGTAGCGTATCTCACTCTTCATCATAGCCACTGCTGCCAGGTGCAATTATGGTTTACATGCatatgagatgagatgagaagaAGTTTGGAGCAGCAGCAAGTATATGTAATAGAAAGCCAAGTACAATATATCCCTTGGGAATTATTGACTCCAACTATTCGTGTAGTCGAAATCTTTCCTAGACACATTTATTACAGAACTAGGACATCCATTCATTTACGGTTTTGGCTCATGCAGCATGGTTCAAAGCTTCAACACTTCCATCAATTTTTAGGATATCAACTACTCCAGTTTAATTTACTCAGACAAACAAGAAAAAGGACCAAACAAACTCCAGTACTTAACTCTCTTCTGGACAGTTATACCCCCACcccccaaaaaataaaataaaatatagaatGGCATTTTGGTTTCACTCATGATCTTTCCTTCAAAAGATGCTATTATTAACCATGCATTTCTCATACTCTAAATGAAACCATAAAAGTTCAACGTTGAAAAATGAAACAACAAGGCCACACGCTTCATACGCAAATTGCAGATCGATCAACCCATGATGCCAATCTGGAGTCGCATATGGATGATGCTGGCCAGATTGTGGCTTGCGTTAGCAAAAAtaaaacgattttgctatatctcacacgaaagattttttcttatctctcactcgattttctcactcaaatttacagtgcattttcttgtaagttacagtgtaatttatgaaacttacactgtaacttttgtaagttatactgtaatttttgaatcttcgcatataaattttaaattttgtattggatttggtctttttcttgaggatatggtaatttagtgtccattatggtgtttcttaattgctttttgctttttattatatctatcggattttaatctaaagattaaaaatctgtgtgatacgatcataaaaatctttcgaaagatgtataggtactcccaaaataaaataaaaaattaaaaataaaaggaaaaaaaaggacacgGAGAAATGGATgccagagagagggagagagagagagaaagagatgtgCGGTACGAGCCCTGCACCGCGTGTTGCATGTGGCTGGATCCAGCCCATGTCAATGTCGCGACTACGTGGCCCCCTCCCCACCGTTGATCTCCTTGATCTTTTCTCTCCGTGCCAGCATCAGCATTTGCACGCTACATAAGCTCAGTTTTTGCGCACAAACACGCACAGATTTGTCAAATTTTATCTTTGGgagaggttaattaattaacactaGTGGGAGAAGCTTTGCATTTGCTATGGCCATAGTATATATCAACACATGTGCAATGCAGGGGGCTGCAAAACAGCGGGGCCCCACGCACAGCGAGACGTGCAATGTACGTGGGCTTGGGGGgtgtgtggggcccaccattTCCCCTGCCCCCTGCTAATGCTAACCATGGTGGCCCTGGGGACTAGTTGGCCTTTGTGTTGGGAGGCCAGCCCGGCACATGGCCTTGTTAGTTAGAGGAGAGATCCCATTGCCCATCCATCTCCTTCCCCTTGgacccttcccctcctctcatGCCATGCTCAAatgcctcctccccctccattTTCcacccccctctccctctccacctccaccaccatcaccaaaTATCTCTCTCCCAAAATGCCTATGCTAAAATCGAATCTTTTGGTTCGGTCTCATGCGTCGCGGTGTAAAATCAATCGGGTTAACCGCATCGCGCGTCGGCTGTAGATGTTTGACGAGAATGTTTGTGCGCACGGTAAAATTTTGCCCGGTACCGATTGACGTTATTGAAGATATGTCGTGGTAGTATATCTAGAGTAAGTTTTCGTGCGAGACGTGTGCGTGTAGCCGACAGGATCGGTTACTcttaggccccgtttagttccccaaatttttttcctaaaaacatcacatcgaatctttagacacatgcatgaagcattaaatataaataaataaaaaaactaattgcacagttagggaggaaattgcgagatgaatcttttgagtctaattagaccatgattagccataagtgctatagtaacccacatgtgctaatgacggattaattaggctcaaaagattcatctcgcggtttccaggccagttataaaattagtttttttattcgtgtctgaaaagcccttccgacatctggtcaaacattctatgtgacacccaaaaattttctttttgcgaACTAAACGAGCCTTACTCTACAATTTGTTTTTGAGGGTTTTATTTGCGTGGTGGTGGGTGTGTACACACCAAGCCGTTTGGAACCTTCCCATCCTCCCACTCTCACGTGCCAACCACATCTTCCGTTTTGCAAAACCATGTTCACCTCCTCTCGAGGTCCATTTTTCTATGCGATCCACTTGGATCCGTCCATGATCCTCTGctccttttttcttctccttttcccaTGATAGCCGGCGCGGTTGTTAGctgtgtgtgtgatgtgaaGAACGTTGTTGCTGCTACTATACATGTGTGCGTGTGCGGTGACAGATGGTGGAATGTTTCTGCAGgtggtaaataaataaataaaattatgcGCACAACTCACTATTTATCTATCGTTGTTACTCACGTCGTCCAGATGGTTGTCAAGTGTCAACGCAACAAAACAATTGGATCCGTACCAACAAGGCAACAAGCCAACTGTGTACATTCATCATCTTCTTTCGTACTCCCTCTGATGTTTGTATTTATTACTACATCCATCCTATAATAGTTACATTTCTACCATTTAAATTTTTTccaacaaaaatatatttttataagatGTGACACAACAAAGGAAATGTGTGACCCAATCTTCCTTTTAATTAAGTTTGCATATGGAATATGTTCTTCAACCTTCATTTTAATCAAGTATACATATGAATTATACACATGTAGTGTAGTTATTAAATAGGGTTATTGTGGTAAATTATGTTTGTTGTTAATTTGTTTCTAATTatttccaaattttagtaaggctTTAAATTGAACATGTCGAACGCTACccaaaatttggtcaaaatgtGTTAGGGTTAAAAGTGGTGAACAAGCCTGTAATAGTAAATTTTctttggcaaaattggttatatagcatcaaaagtttacttttttattttatagcaccgaaagataccggttcactttaattgCACCCAAAGTTCACTTTGTTtccatttttaacacttccgtcaattctcgatcgttttccaTCCGCCTTAATCGCTATTGACCCAGCCACGCACAtgatatgacgtttctacctCTCACAAATACAAGTAGAATCCATGGCAATGAGGGGTAGAAATATCATATTGTGTGCGTGGCTATGTCAATAGCGATTAAGGcggacggaaaacgatcgagaattgacggaagtgttaaacATGAAAATTGGGTGAAATttaggtgctattaaagtgaaccggtatctttcggtactataaaaaaacatgaaatttCGATGCtatttaaccaattttgccttttcTTTCCCTGAACAAATGAACTCCATTATCCTGACCTTTTATAGAATTGAGAGAAGTTGGGTGAACCACTTAAAAAACAGAAGTTGGGCTGAGCCCGAAAGGTATGGTCTTTGTGTAGCCTGAAAAGCTGAGAATATTTTTGCTGGGCTGAGCCTGGAACTAAGCAATGTGAGCATAGCAGCTCAACAGCTAGAGACTATGGACCAAAGGAAAGTGTCCCCTTGTTGGGCCTGGCTTAAACTAATAGTACTGTTTTCTCTGTTATTCCTAAGAGTAATATTACCTCTAATTTCATGCATACCATGTAATAGTAAATTAAGAGGTAGCATGTATTACAGGTTGTCTCTAACACACAATCCCTAATAACTTTAACTCAAAATTTTTATTGGAGTTTGTGTATGGACTGTTTCTTGCATGAGGGATAGCACTTTCTTCTCTTCACACTTTTCTCTTCCAACTCACCATTTAGTCTTATGTGATATCTTGGAGTTTTAGTTTCGATGTTCATTGCTCTAAGATTTCCAATGGCATCGTAGTCCTATTATGTACTGAATGTGCAGTATCTACAGGCTACATATCAGCTTGACAATGGATGAAATTACCGTTTCTGTTTGACACTTTACCAGCTCCCAATCTCCCATCAACTCATATTATTACTGCTTGCTGACACTTTACAGTCTGTATTATACAGAAGTTGAACTTGTTGTGTGCCTAAAGTTGCATGCGTATATCTATCGATGTGCAAGTGCAACAAAAAGGAAGCTCCAAAGCCAGTGCCCTGCGAACAGGGTCCTAGAATCAAGGGGGACAGGTGAAGCAAACGAAGAAAAGATGCAACAAAAAGGAAGCGTGATATTTGACTAAGAAAACCACAAACATTGCTGAAAAGGAGTTATCTTCAGCCACAGTAGTTCTCACTACTCACTAGGTTACCAAGCAACCGAATTAAGCAACTTTGCAGCATTTTGATCTCAAACTAATTAAAGCCGCTCATACTTACAAGATGATCTAgtaacatttgatttttttccctccaAAACCCAGGCTCCCAAGTGAGTGTGAATGTTCCAAAACCAT
Coding sequences:
- the LOC4331774 gene encoding homeobox-leucine zipper protein HOX21, which encodes MASNGMASSPSSFFPPNFLLHMAQQQAAPPHDPQEHHHHHHHGHHGHHHEQQQQQQHHHHLGPPPPPPPHPHNPFLPSSAQCPSLQEFRGMAPMLGKRPMSYGDGGGGGDEVNGGGEDELSDDGSQAGEKKRRLNVEQVRTLEKNFELGNKLEPERKMQLARALGLQPRQVAIWFQNRRARWKTKQLEKDYDALKRQLDAVKAENDALLNHNKKLQAEIVALKGREAASELINLNKETEASCSNRSENSSEINLDISRTPPPDAAALDTAPTAHHHHHGGGGGGGGGGGMIPFYTSIARPASGGGVDIDQLLHSSSGGAGGPKMEHHGGGGNVQAASVDTASFGNLLCGVDEPPPFWPWPDHQHFH